From Cryptomeria japonica unplaced genomic scaffold, Sugi_1.0 HiC_scaffold_28, whole genome shotgun sequence, a single genomic window includes:
- the LOC131079661 gene encoding phospholipase A1-Igamma1, chloroplastic-like has translation MAVFPLPQLEDNAVLLPSSQTNSTQPQLCDVWRDIQGAHNWNGLLDPMVPNLKAEALRYGNLAQLCYDAFDGKSYSKNYGTCYHSKRDLFNKMGMSESGYQVTKYVYANTNLLNQVFGEKPKDQGVWLGFIAVCTDPNEIRRLGRRDIVIAWRGTQTAEEWIEDLRDILVPTRLSYRCKRTGKNQEHHFADGVLIERGFLSCYTSTVRHRQGAAGATVNISTRDLVVSEIERLIQVYEKEMDNLSITFTGHSLGAALATLSAYDIKQMLCTKHNFHQIPVTVFAFASPRVGNLAFAKRVEEIGVKVLRFVNKRDVVPKVPGVCMNENVGCLSKLLHWLPWTYFHVGFELPLHNNSPFIQHTHNLAYFHNLELYLHLLDGYVGSKQPFSWSGRDHALVNKSCDLLREKYEIPPKWWQEQNKGLVKGPDGKWTQPSEEE, from the coding sequence ATGGCCGTATTTCCATTGCCCCAGCTTGAAGATAATGCTGTATTATTACCCAGTTCCCAAACTAACTCAACGCAGCCTCAGCTATGTGACGtatggagagatatacaaggtgcCCATAATTGGAATGGTTTGCTTGATCCCATGGTGCCCAATTTGAAAGCTGAAGCTCTCAGATATGGGAATTTGGCACAGCTTTGTTACGACGCATTTGATGGCAAAAGCTACTCCAAAAACTACGGCACATGTTATCACAGTAAAAGAGATCTGTTCAATAAGATGGGCATGTCTGAAAGTGGCTACCAAGTCACTAAATATGTTTACGCCAATACTAATCTGTTAAATCAAGTTTTTGGTGAGAAACCAAAAGACCAAGGTGTTTGGTTGGGTTTTATTGCAGTTTGCACGGATCCAAATGAGATAAGAAGGCTTGGACGACGAGACATAGTGATTGCATGGAGAGGAACTCAGACTGCTGAAGAATGGATAGAAGACCTGAGAGATATTCTTGTACCTACAAGATTATCCTATAGATGCAAGAGGACAGGCAAAAACCAAGAGCATCATTTCGCGGATGGAGTACTAATTGAGAGAGGATTCCTGAGCTGCTATACTTCAACTGTCCGTCACCGTCAAGGCGCTGCAGGAGCCACTGTGAACATCAGCACCAGAGATTTGGTAGTCTCAGAGATAGAACGATTGATTCAAGTTTATGAAAAAGAGATGGACAATTTAAGCATAACATTTACGGGACACAGCTTAGGAGCTGCTCTTGCAACCTTGAGCGCTTATGATATCAAACAAATGCTTTGCACCAAGCATAATTTTCATCAAATTCCCGTCACCGTCTTCGCTTTTGCCTCTCCCCGGGTGGGAAATCTTGCGTTTGCTAAACGGGTGGAGGAGATTGGAGTGAAAGTGCTGAGGTTTGTGAACAAGCGTGACGTGGTTCCCAAAGTGCCCGGAGTTTGTATGAACGAGAACGTGGGATGCCTCAGCAAATTGCTGCATTGGCTTCCGTGGACATACTTTCATGTTGGCTTCGAGCTTCCTTTACACAACAATTCTCCATTCATTCAGCACACCCATAATCTTGCCTACTTTCATAATTTAGAGCTTTACTTGCATTTACTGGACGGGTATGTTGGAAGTAAGCAGCCGTTTTCTTGGAGTGGAAGAGATCATGCTCTGGTTAATAAGAGCTGTGATTTATTGCGCGAGAAATATGAAATTCCTCCAAAATGGTGGCAGGAACAGAACAAGGGCCTCGTTAAAGGTCCAGATGGCAAATGGACGCAGCCATCAGAAGAGGAATAA